The Enterococcus rotai genome includes a window with the following:
- a CDS encoding YjbQ family protein — MKTYTKDLILTSNGQRVSYHNITESVRQAVKESNITNGLCVVQSPHTTCSVIFEEYVHDLDFNGDEFLQVDLNRILDNIIPRELSEETNYRYPGPKHLEFLMGLDDPNYPCDPGTILNGDAHIRASLFGASETFIVNETILQIGSVGYIYFIDFDQNRKRNRKCQLMIIGE, encoded by the coding sequence ATGAAAACCTATACGAAGGATCTAATATTAACGTCTAATGGACAACGTGTCAGCTATCACAATATCACAGAATCTGTGAGACAAGCTGTGAAAGAAAGCAATATAACCAATGGACTATGTGTAGTTCAGTCCCCGCATACGACTTGTTCGGTGATTTTTGAAGAGTATGTTCATGATTTGGATTTTAATGGCGATGAGTTTTTACAGGTTGATTTGAATCGGATTTTAGATAACATCATACCAAGAGAATTATCGGAAGAAACAAATTACCGCTATCCTGGACCGAAACATCTTGAATTTCTAATGGGACTTGATGATCCGAATTATCCTTGCGATCCAGGGACAATCTTAAATGGTGATGCGCATATTCGTGCTTCATTATTTGGGGCAAGTGAAACGTTTATCGTAAATGAAACGATACTTCAAATTGGATCTGTTGGCTATATTTATTTTATTGATTTTGATCAAAACCGTAAACGCAATAGGAAATGTCAGTTGATGATCATTGGTGAATAA
- a CDS encoding magnesium transporter CorA family protein, whose amino-acid sequence MITEKKFANGENIWININSDQVATDSDLYKQYEIDTEIISYALDKNERARIEYDSELETFILIYNVPRKGKSNNHYEAIPMTFLIKDKRMLTITNSENMYIIQYMEKYLEKNTDVSIFKFLFSSLFIITDKFFPVIEAMDRERNHINTMLKEKTTKTNLLALSDVETGVAYFMSATKQNAVLLDQIKTNVIFQNLNDIEKEQLEDTQIEARQLVEMAQLTSQVLQQLSGTYNNILNNNLNDTMKILTILSILLTIPTIVTGFFGMNMPLPLEHNILGWVIAIGISLIGWFGLSFILRLILK is encoded by the coding sequence ATGATAACAGAGAAAAAATTCGCTAATGGTGAAAATATTTGGATCAATATTAATTCAGATCAGGTAGCAACAGATTCTGATTTATATAAACAATATGAGATTGACACTGAAATTATTTCGTATGCATTAGATAAAAATGAACGGGCTCGTATTGAATATGATAGCGAATTAGAAACCTTTATTTTAATTTATAATGTTCCGAGAAAAGGGAAGAGTAACAATCATTACGAAGCGATCCCAATGACCTTTTTGATCAAAGATAAACGAATGTTGACCATAACCAACAGTGAAAATATGTATATTATTCAGTATATGGAGAAGTATCTAGAAAAAAATACAGACGTATCGATTTTTAAGTTCCTTTTTTCTAGCTTATTTATTATTACAGATAAATTTTTCCCTGTAATCGAAGCAATGGATCGAGAGCGAAATCATATCAATACTATGCTGAAAGAGAAAACGACTAAAACAAATTTACTGGCTTTATCAGATGTTGAAACAGGGGTTGCGTACTTTATGTCCGCGACAAAGCAAAATGCTGTTTTATTGGATCAAATAAAAACGAATGTGATTTTTCAAAACCTAAATGATATTGAAAAGGAACAATTGGAAGATACACAGATTGAAGCGAGACAGTTAGTTGAAATGGCTCAGTTAACTTCCCAAGTTTTACAGCAATTATCAGGTACTTATAATAATATTTTGAATAACAATCTAAATGATACGATGAAAATTTTGACGATTCTCTCTATTTTATTAACGATACCAACAATCGTCACTGGTTTTTTCGGGATGAATATGCCATTGCCTTTAGAACATAATATTTTAGGTTGGGTGATTGCGATCGGGATTAGTTTGATTGGTTGGTTTGGCTTGTCCTTTATTTTACGACTTATTTTAAAATAA
- a CDS encoding LacI family DNA-binding transcriptional regulator, giving the protein MVGIKEIAKKAGVSISTVSYALNGSPKVTEATRARIQAIADELDYVPNMAARTLKRQQTNIIGVYLADYGGSFYGELLDGIKKGLEAQNFEMIVCSGNKSHLFIPERMIDGAIVLDWTFKNKEIEQYADRGHFLVILDRLITHKNVRKVLLDNRGGATLAIEKAVACQTEKLYLITGPEKSYDGQERLSASIKELERFNIDHEIISGDFTEPSGYRAAKEIMVKEPTFPLDIFALNDEMAIGVYKYFKETPYEIGKEIRLIGFDNIDISAFIQPRLATISYSKHRWGMLAAEKIIQLITGEETEDDHIYTSFIDGSSFPENEQ; this is encoded by the coding sequence ATGGTAGGAATTAAAGAAATTGCAAAAAAAGCAGGGGTGTCGATTTCAACTGTTTCTTATGCATTAAATGGCAGTCCAAAAGTTACTGAAGCAACTCGAGCAAGAATCCAAGCGATTGCAGATGAATTGGACTATGTTCCTAACATGGCTGCTCGTACGTTAAAAAGACAGCAAACAAATATAATCGGTGTGTATCTTGCTGATTACGGCGGTAGTTTTTATGGCGAACTGTTAGATGGTATCAAAAAGGGCTTAGAAGCTCAAAATTTTGAAATGATTGTTTGTAGCGGGAATAAATCACATTTATTTATTCCTGAACGAATGATAGATGGCGCAATCGTTTTAGATTGGACTTTTAAGAATAAGGAAATTGAGCAATATGCGGATCGAGGTCACTTTTTGGTGATTTTAGATCGGTTGATTACGCATAAAAATGTGCGTAAGGTGCTACTTGACAATCGAGGCGGCGCGACTTTAGCGATTGAAAAAGCAGTTGCTTGTCAAACAGAAAAATTATATTTGATTACTGGTCCAGAAAAGAGCTATGACGGTCAAGAACGTTTGAGTGCTAGTATCAAAGAACTAGAACGGTTTAATATAGATCACGAGATCATTTCAGGTGACTTTACCGAACCTTCAGGCTACCGAGCAGCGAAAGAAATCATGGTAAAAGAACCAACATTTCCACTGGATATTTTCGCATTGAATGATGAAATGGCGATTGGTGTCTATAAATATTTTAAAGAAACACCGTATGAAATTGGTAAGGAGATCCGCTTGATTGGCTTTGATAACATTGATATCAGCGCTTTTATTCAACCGAGATTAGCGACCATATCTTATTCTAAACACCGTTGGGGCATGTTAGCAGCAGAAAAGATCATTCAGTTGATTACAGGAGAAGAAACAGAGGATGACCATATCTACACTAGTTTTATCGATGGTTCTTCATTTCCTGAAAATGAGCAATAA
- a CDS encoding PTS sugar transporter subunit IIA: protein MYFDSEIAEFQVEVKDRNDALQRLTEQLGAKRFITNDFLEHIIEREEKFPTGLPVHTIGVAIPHTDSEYVKKSQIAFMSLKEPVTFFEMGTNDKPVDVHMIFMLALKEPHEQLEMLQKLISMIQEQAIMERLYQCQTKAEFIQIIHHVGLA, encoded by the coding sequence ATGTATTTTGATAGTGAAATTGCTGAATTTCAGGTGGAAGTAAAAGATAGAAATGACGCTTTGCAACGATTGACAGAGCAATTAGGGGCTAAACGGTTTATTACAAATGATTTTCTTGAACATATTATTGAAAGAGAAGAAAAATTTCCAACGGGTCTTCCTGTTCACACGATCGGTGTTGCCATACCCCACACAGATAGTGAGTATGTAAAAAAATCCCAAATTGCCTTTATGTCTTTAAAAGAACCAGTTACTTTTTTTGAAATGGGTACCAATGACAAGCCAGTCGACGTTCATATGATTTTTATGTTGGCTTTAAAAGAACCTCATGAACAATTAGAAATGTTGCAAAAGTTAATTAGTATGATTCAAGAACAAGCAATCATGGAGCGCTTATATCAGTGTCAAACGAAAGCAGAATTTATTCAGATAATTCATCATGTTGGCTTAGCCTAA
- a CDS encoding helix-turn-helix domain-containing protein — protein sequence MDCLLHSTEGSTTIELSQHLDLSSTTVTKYIKDINFDLMSSAQEVSIKTSVNNTLHLEYSDILYYKQFKRNLIFDNWSIKLFLRLLLGYKVNRIKFVQDNFISEATYRRSITTITKQISAFKLIIKSNKGFNYLIGDEKNIRLYANKVFWQLFHGEVWPFDEIDEDLISDIIKSKKNESYIKNVNNINIKQTMYSLSIQIIRYRNGYEVDIPYYLRDEADYISAKFHLDKLKSMLSKVEIEFFFLRLFSYPRFMNTMLGRQFIKHAKLNNTFLSRISTEFSDYLSTNYISLFPEDQKNIESSIYSSHVNILLYPSWSGTENNHYFEEFPMLNKNMNTIAFHLSEKFGLSNIVSNNYVLNQYMLIFSQLKDLSYFEPTVAILLNTEFGIFIENIIKKTLDGGLRSYLNISIHTSLAGFVDSIADLKIVVTTSKTPELISQFKAENILYINEIPTDEDYHTIYTSIKHLINKLSS from the coding sequence ATGGATTGTTTGCTTCATTCAACTGAAGGAAGTACTACCATTGAGCTTAGCCAACATCTCGATTTATCTTCTACAACCGTTACAAAATACATTAAAGACATCAACTTTGATTTGATGTCTTCTGCTCAAGAAGTTTCTATTAAAACAAGTGTAAATAATACACTTCATTTAGAATATTCAGATATTTTGTATTACAAACAATTCAAAAGAAATCTTATTTTTGATAATTGGAGTATAAAACTATTCTTGCGATTATTGTTGGGGTATAAGGTAAATAGAATAAAGTTTGTTCAAGATAATTTTATTAGTGAGGCTACTTATAGAAGATCTATTACGACTATAACTAAACAGATTTCGGCATTCAAGTTAATAATAAAGTCGAATAAAGGATTCAATTATCTGATTGGTGATGAAAAAAACATACGATTATATGCGAATAAAGTCTTTTGGCAATTATTTCATGGTGAAGTATGGCCGTTTGATGAGATAGATGAAGACTTAATATCTGACATTATTAAATCAAAAAAAAATGAATCCTATATCAAAAATGTCAATAATATTAATATTAAACAAACTATGTATTCATTATCCATACAAATCATTAGGTATAGAAATGGCTATGAAGTAGATATCCCTTATTACTTAAGAGACGAGGCTGATTACATAAGCGCAAAGTTTCATTTAGATAAACTTAAATCTATGCTTTCAAAAGTAGAAATAGAATTTTTTTTCTTACGTTTATTTAGTTACCCCAGATTTATGAATACTATGCTGGGAAGGCAATTTATTAAACATGCTAAATTGAACAATACTTTTCTTTCCAGAATTTCTACAGAATTTTCCGATTATCTTTCAACTAACTATATTAGCCTTTTTCCCGAAGATCAAAAAAATATTGAATCTAGTATCTATTCCTCGCATGTGAACATCTTGCTATATCCTTCATGGAGCGGAACTGAGAATAATCATTATTTCGAAGAATTTCCAATGTTAAATAAGAATATGAACACTATAGCTTTTCATTTATCAGAAAAATTCGGCTTATCTAACATTGTTAGTAATAATTATGTTTTAAATCAATATATGTTAATTTTCAGTCAGTTAAAAGATTTAAGTTATTTTGAGCCTACTGTAGCTATACTTTTAAACACAGAATTTGGTATTTTCATTGAAAATATCATAAAGAAAACATTAGATGGCGGACTAAGATCTTATTTAAATATTTCTATTCATACCTCACTTGCTGGTTTTGTTGATTCAATTGCTGATCTTAAAATAGTAGTCACCACCAGTAAAACACCTGAATTAATCAGCCAGTTCAAGGCAGAAAATATCCTTTATATCAATGAAATCCCTACAGATGAAGACTATCACACAATCTATACTTCAATAAAACATCTCATAAACAAATTGTCTAGCTAG
- a CDS encoding MarR family winged helix-turn-helix transcriptional regulator, whose translation MSTNRDGLAEKVYTLGILQQKYVVARLKALQLNSLQARSLSYISIHPGTIQRELADYLGKKQATVTNILKGLEERKMVYREIPKSNERQKNIFLTAEGEQLVKQVNLIFEQLDQKVRNGLTEKEQEQLEVNLSKAKQNFD comes from the coding sequence ATGAGTACAAATCGAGATGGCCTAGCGGAAAAAGTTTATACGTTGGGGATTTTACAACAAAAATACGTTGTTGCAAGATTAAAAGCATTGCAATTAAATAGTTTACAAGCCCGTAGCCTTAGCTATATATCTATTCATCCTGGGACGATCCAACGGGAATTAGCAGATTATCTTGGTAAAAAACAAGCAACGGTTACCAATATTTTAAAAGGGTTAGAAGAGCGAAAAATGGTTTATCGTGAAATCCCTAAAAGTAATGAGCGACAGAAAAATATCTTTCTTACAGCGGAAGGCGAGCAGCTAGTGAAGCAAGTGAATCTTATTTTTGAACAGTTGGATCAGAAAGTTCGAAATGGGTTGACTGAAAAAGAACAAGAGCAACTAGAGGTCAACTTGTCTAAGGCTAAGCAGAACTTTGACTAG
- a CDS encoding BglG family transcription antiterminator, producing the protein MNKLTKRENELIRLLLFQQEYQATSFFSKELSVSNKTIYNDLQNIEEYLAENDLTVDRVPRKGLYLVGSRAAKERLKGYLLQESITILEDEVFSPAYRQLIMLSEILLFDERLTYDVYAKRFLVSKQSIKKDMDEVLDYLNSSGLNKLKNRNVPTFEKETHIQKVYKKYLVRYSKKYHPQAERRQNDRFSFFSEIFEPTIMQHVFGFIEKIMLHTGKTLNDYFVYSLKLSLVIFLTRLKAGHHVEEQNEFVFKDLQKMQLYMVALNFSEEMNQEMNCIFYKPDIQYLCSLLLAHGVVPGMIDLPVDEKIHQVTSALIKEMAHLLDVKVDEDEQLFHSLLAHIMPMIHRLKNDIYVRNPLKENIKKQYTTMFTLTQYAAAVFEKYDNLFLNEDEVSFLTIHFQIAFEKIQLTKHVLIVCGNGLATSELIFNRIKQNLPASVIVEIASEKQLLGNPIDDVDLIIAAVPLEVSGIPILHVSALPTAEEVSMIATYLSTISENEKTFTYSKEIKTVSLGRFIDRNLIFLHQEFEKKEDILTFLIEQYQDLGLVNDGFEEAILQREALGNTSIVSGVAIPHGAPETVKETRLAFMTTNKAVEWGVNQVRLIVMIAIAEKDMTIAKDLVSVLYDMIDSKERVERIIDSQEIEELMRCLSRREC; encoded by the coding sequence ATGAACAAACTGACAAAAAGAGAAAATGAGTTGATTCGCTTACTCTTGTTTCAACAGGAGTATCAAGCAACAAGTTTTTTCAGTAAGGAATTATCAGTATCGAATAAGACGATTTATAATGACTTGCAAAATATTGAAGAGTATCTTGCAGAAAATGACTTAACGGTCGATCGAGTTCCAAGAAAAGGGCTATATTTAGTAGGATCTAGAGCAGCAAAAGAACGGCTCAAAGGATATCTGTTACAAGAAAGTATCACTATTTTAGAAGATGAAGTATTTTCACCAGCGTATCGACAATTGATTATGCTATCCGAGATTTTACTTTTTGATGAAAGATTGACCTATGATGTGTATGCAAAACGATTTTTAGTTAGTAAACAATCAATCAAAAAAGACATGGACGAGGTTCTAGACTATTTAAATAGCAGTGGACTAAATAAATTAAAAAATCGTAATGTACCCACGTTTGAAAAGGAAACCCACATTCAAAAAGTTTATAAAAAGTATTTGGTTCGTTATAGCAAGAAATACCACCCGCAAGCAGAGAGAAGACAAAATGATCGTTTTTCATTTTTCTCAGAAATCTTTGAGCCAACGATTATGCAACATGTATTCGGTTTTATTGAAAAAATAATGCTGCATACGGGGAAAACTCTGAATGATTATTTTGTTTATTCGTTAAAGTTATCCTTAGTGATCTTTTTGACTCGGCTTAAAGCGGGACATCATGTAGAAGAGCAGAATGAATTTGTTTTTAAAGACTTACAGAAAATGCAGCTTTATATGGTTGCGCTAAATTTTTCTGAAGAAATGAATCAAGAAATGAACTGCATTTTTTATAAACCAGATATTCAATATTTATGCTCATTATTATTAGCACATGGTGTTGTCCCTGGGATGATCGATCTGCCGGTCGATGAAAAAATTCACCAAGTGACCAGTGCGTTGATCAAAGAGATGGCCCATTTACTTGATGTAAAAGTGGATGAAGATGAACAGTTATTTCATTCGTTGCTTGCTCATATCATGCCAATGATTCATAGATTGAAAAATGATATCTATGTGCGAAACCCACTTAAAGAAAATATTAAAAAGCAGTATACAACGATGTTTACACTCACGCAATACGCAGCAGCTGTCTTTGAAAAATACGACAATTTATTCTTAAACGAAGATGAAGTTTCCTTTTTGACGATTCATTTTCAAATTGCCTTTGAGAAAATTCAGTTAACTAAACATGTATTGATTGTTTGTGGTAATGGTTTAGCGACATCAGAATTGATTTTTAATCGGATCAAACAGAACTTACCTGCAAGTGTTATTGTAGAAATTGCTTCAGAAAAGCAATTATTGGGCAATCCAATCGATGACGTTGATTTGATCATAGCAGCGGTTCCGCTCGAGGTATCAGGGATCCCGATTCTTCATGTTTCGGCGTTACCCACAGCTGAAGAGGTTTCAATGATCGCAACCTATTTATCTACAATCAGCGAGAATGAAAAAACATTTACGTATTCAAAAGAAATAAAAACAGTTTCTTTAGGACGGTTTATTGATCGAAATTTAATCTTCTTACATCAGGAGTTTGAGAAAAAAGAGGATATTTTAACCTTTTTAATTGAGCAATACCAAGATTTAGGGTTGGTAAATGATGGATTTGAAGAAGCTATTTTACAAAGAGAAGCGCTTGGTAATACTAGTATTGTCAGTGGCGTAGCAATTCCTCATGGAGCACCAGAGACGGTTAAAGAAACACGACTAGCTTTTATGACGACGAACAAAGCTGTTGAATGGGGCGTCAATCAGGTTCGGTTGATTGTCATGATTGCTATTGCTGAAAAAGATATGACGATCGCCAAAGACTTAGTTTCCGTTTTATATGACATGATCGACTCTAAAGAGAGAGTGGAAAGAATTATTGACAGTCAAGAGATTGAAGAATTAATGCGTTGTTTGAGCAGGAGGGAATGTTGA
- a CDS encoding PTS sugar transporter subunit IIB yields the protein MKKMLIMCGTGVATSTIVTNKVKEWLKTKGYENEVKLYQSKVADEMNRIDDYDIIVSTTVVPDKIKDKIIMGLPLLTGMGTEEMYQEIEAKIKE from the coding sequence ATGAAAAAAATGTTGATTATGTGTGGCACAGGAGTTGCAACATCGACAATCGTAACCAATAAAGTCAAAGAATGGTTAAAAACCAAAGGATATGAAAACGAGGTTAAACTCTATCAGTCAAAAGTAGCGGATGAAATGAACCGTATTGATGATTATGATATCATCGTCAGCACCACAGTTGTACCAGATAAAATCAAAGACAAAATAATTATGGGGCTGCCGCTGCTTACAGGAATGGGCACAGAAGAAATGTATCAAGAAATTGAAGCCAAAATTAAAGAATAG
- a CDS encoding triose-phosphate isomerase: MAKRTIRAPFFCVNPKAYLYGEEALKLAEKADELAGKYDLDIFFTVQYVDAYRIAQATNHLIITVQHMDGLVVGPGMGYILPEGLVEVGVQATFLNHAEHPVGVNQLVNIMKRAEEQDILVIACADSIAEAKAIALLKPDVMVCEPTELIGTGTVSDLSYMKQTNQAVKSVSPSTFVLQAAGISTVADVRQAIESGADGTGGTSGIVCAQDPLKTLEEMVEEVVKVRAELKEL, encoded by the coding sequence TTGGCTAAACGAACTATCCGTGCACCATTTTTCTGTGTAAATCCTAAAGCTTATTTGTATGGAGAAGAAGCCTTAAAGCTAGCGGAAAAAGCAGATGAACTTGCCGGCAAATATGATCTAGATATCTTTTTCACTGTCCAATATGTTGATGCATATCGAATCGCGCAGGCAACAAACCATTTGATTATTACTGTCCAACATATGGATGGATTAGTGGTGGGTCCAGGTATGGGCTATATTTTACCAGAAGGACTAGTAGAAGTTGGCGTTCAAGCAACATTTTTAAACCATGCAGAACATCCAGTCGGTGTCAATCAGTTGGTAAACATCATGAAACGAGCTGAAGAACAGGACATTTTAGTCATTGCTTGTGCCGACTCAATTGCAGAAGCAAAAGCAATCGCACTGCTTAAACCCGATGTAATGGTTTGTGAACCAACTGAATTGATTGGTACAGGTACTGTCAGCGACCTTTCATATATGAAACAAACCAATCAGGCTGTAAAATCTGTCTCGCCAAGTACATTTGTTCTTCAAGCGGCTGGAATTAGCACAGTAGCAGATGTTCGCCAAGCAATTGAATCTGGGGCAGATGGAACGGGTGGCACTAGCGGCATTGTCTGTGCACAAGACCCGTTAAAAACATTGGAAGAGATGGTAGAAGAAGTGGTAAAAGTCAGAGCAGAGTTAAAGGAGTTATGA
- a CDS encoding PTS galactitol transporter subunit IIC, which translates to MLDALQWFVDLGAIVVLPILIFVFGMILGTKPSKAFTSALTVGVGFVGLNLVIDLLSTSLGPAAQAMVERFGLNLTTIDVGWPAAAAISYGTVLGSLAIPIGVLLNVVLIILGLTKTLNVDIWNFWHGAFIASLIYALTGNFAMGIAATVVYMMMILLFGDILGPIVKKFYGFPNITFPHGTAAPGFIFAIPMNWLFDRIPGIKHWKADPETIQKRFGIFGDSTVMGFLIGLVIGLFAGYDVAGVGQLAVKTGAVMVLMPKMVALLMEGLTPISEAANEFVKKRFPGRELYIGMDAALSVGHPAVLSSSLLLVPITILLAVILPGNTTLPFGDLATIPFLVCLMAAVFAGNIVRTVIAGSIYMVSILYITSWVAPLVTMSAKAAKQGNSSITALAEGGLWTTWMYIGLTKILSWGGLTIIGVVVLTGMIYVNKILPKRQAAQTK; encoded by the coding sequence ATGTTAGATGCATTACAGTGGTTTGTTGATTTAGGAGCAATTGTTGTCTTACCGATTTTGATTTTTGTTTTTGGAATGATTCTTGGTACAAAACCGAGTAAAGCATTCACATCTGCTTTAACGGTTGGTGTTGGTTTTGTTGGATTGAATCTGGTGATTGATTTATTGAGTACAAGTTTAGGTCCGGCAGCTCAAGCCATGGTGGAACGTTTTGGTTTGAATTTAACTACGATCGATGTTGGTTGGCCAGCCGCTGCCGCAATTTCATACGGAACAGTTTTAGGAAGTTTAGCGATTCCGATTGGGGTTTTATTAAACGTCGTGCTGATTATTTTAGGGTTGACGAAAACATTGAACGTGGATATATGGAACTTTTGGCATGGGGCATTCATTGCCTCTCTAATTTATGCTTTAACAGGAAATTTTGCAATGGGCATTGCAGCAACTGTTGTCTATATGATGATGATCTTACTGTTTGGGGATATTTTAGGGCCAATCGTTAAAAAGTTTTACGGTTTTCCTAATATTACCTTCCCGCACGGAACAGCTGCCCCTGGATTCATTTTTGCAATTCCGATGAATTGGTTGTTTGACCGAATTCCCGGTATTAAACATTGGAAGGCTGATCCAGAAACGATTCAAAAGCGTTTTGGTATTTTCGGAGATTCAACTGTGATGGGCTTTTTGATTGGTTTAGTGATTGGTCTTTTTGCAGGATATGATGTTGCAGGAGTTGGGCAATTAGCTGTTAAAACAGGCGCGGTAATGGTCTTGATGCCGAAAATGGTCGCATTGTTGATGGAAGGCTTAACGCCAATTTCAGAAGCTGCCAATGAGTTTGTAAAGAAACGCTTTCCAGGAAGAGAATTATACATTGGGATGGATGCAGCTTTATCAGTAGGACATCCAGCTGTTTTGTCATCTTCTTTGCTATTAGTTCCAATTACGATTTTACTTGCAGTGATACTACCAGGAAATACAACCTTACCATTTGGAGACCTTGCAACGATTCCATTTTTAGTGTGCTTAATGGCAGCTGTTTTTGCAGGAAATATTGTAAGAACAGTTATTGCAGGTTCGATTTATATGGTCAGTATCCTATATATCACCTCTTGGGTAGCACCTCTAGTAACAATGTCAGCTAAAGCGGCAAAACAAGGAAATTCTAGTATTACAGCACTAGCAGAAGGTGGATTATGGACGACATGGATGTATATTGGTCTAACCAAAATATTAAGTTGGGGCGGTTTAACGATTATTGGCGTTGTGGTCTTAACTGGAATGATCTATGTAAATAAAATTTTACCAAAAAGACAAGCAGCACAAACTAAATAA
- a CDS encoding aldo/keto reductase: MEKRTLGKKGLETSTIGFGCMGLNYHRGPAKDKNEMIEVVHTAIDSGIQMFDTAEVYGPYTNEELVGEALAGKRNQVQIATKGGFKIDGLKNQPDSSPKTIISAVEGSLKRLKTDYIDLYYIHRIDPNIPIEEVALTIQKLKQEGKILDWGLSEAGAKTIRKAHKVEPLTAVESEYSIWWREVEEEVFPVLEELGIGLVSYSPLGRGYLTGKLDKNTRFNENDNRGELPRFTQEAMEANQVLLDFMQEIAEAKNITTAQLAIAWILDQKPWIVPIPGTTKKERIIENIKATEILFSPDEKAIFRKALNKIRIVGDRYPESEKKRTGH, encoded by the coding sequence ATGGAAAAAAGAACATTAGGTAAAAAAGGGTTAGAAACATCTACGATAGGGTTTGGCTGTATGGGACTGAATTATCATCGAGGACCTGCAAAAGATAAGAACGAAATGATTGAAGTCGTTCATACAGCAATTGATTCAGGAATCCAAATGTTTGATACTGCAGAGGTTTATGGACCTTATACAAATGAAGAATTGGTTGGAGAAGCGTTGGCTGGAAAAAGAAATCAAGTTCAAATTGCAACCAAGGGTGGATTTAAAATCGATGGACTAAAAAATCAACCAGATAGCAGCCCTAAAACGATTATATCCGCTGTAGAAGGCTCGTTAAAACGGTTGAAAACAGATTATATCGATTTGTACTATATCCACCGAATCGATCCAAATATACCAATCGAAGAAGTCGCGCTAACGATCCAAAAACTCAAACAGGAAGGGAAAATTTTAGATTGGGGGTTATCTGAAGCTGGGGCCAAAACGATTCGAAAAGCTCACAAGGTGGAACCGTTAACAGCAGTTGAAAGTGAATATTCTATTTGGTGGCGGGAAGTTGAAGAAGAAGTTTTTCCTGTTTTGGAAGAACTGGGAATCGGTTTAGTTTCATATAGTCCATTAGGAAGAGGGTATCTTACAGGAAAGTTGGATAAAAATACTCGATTTAATGAAAATGATAATCGAGGAGAATTGCCGAGATTTACCCAAGAAGCAATGGAAGCGAATCAAGTATTGCTTGATTTTATGCAGGAAATTGCGGAAGCAAAAAATATCACAACTGCCCAACTTGCAATTGCTTGGATACTTGATCAGAAACCGTGGATTGTTCCAATTCCAGGAACAACAAAAAAAGAACGAATCATAGAGAACATTAAAGCAACTGAGATACTATTTAGCCCAGATGAAAAAGCGATATTTAGGAAGGCTTTAAATAAAATTAGAATTGTGGGAGATCGTTATCCAGAATCTGAGAAAAAACGTACTGGACACTAA